One part of the Halobacteriovorax vibrionivorans genome encodes these proteins:
- a CDS encoding RHS repeat-associated core domain-containing protein — MVSLINHIHSCIRNRNYNPGLGRFMSEDPIGFEAGDFNFYRYVSNQPVRYTDPSGNVSPASLGVCGVALVAGGLYDYISNIKNALDLQKEYEAKLKKLEDEEKTCNPSRKDEILIEKAELLLEYEKAGLLNAAFTFLPGAGSYSAVGVCIASFLF; from the coding sequence ATGGTCAGTTTGATTAACCATATACATTCATGCATTCGCAACAGGAATTACAATCCTGGCCTTGGTCGGTTTATGAGTGAAGATCCGATTGGGTTCGAAGCTGGTGACTTTAACTTCTATAGATATGTTAGCAATCAGCCCGTTCGTTATACCGACCCAAGTGGAAATGTGTCGCCAGCTTCCTTAGGCGTTTGTGGTGTAGCTCTTGTTGCAGGTGGGTTGTATGACTATATTTCTAATATTAAAAATGCATTAGATTTACAAAAGGAGTATGAGGCTAAATTAAAAAAGCTAGAGGATGAAGAAAAAACATGTAATCCATCTCGAAAAGATGAAATCCTAATAGAAAAGGCAGAGCTCCTATTAGAGTACGAAAAAGCAGGGCTTTTGAATGCGGCATTTACATTTCTCCCAGGTGCTGGCTCTTATTCCGCTGTTGGTGTTTGTATCGCAAGTTTTCTTTTCTAG
- a CDS encoding RHS repeat-associated core domain-containing protein encodes MEKLNIQLHSYFCNRYYNPGLGRFLSEDPIGFKGKDLNLFRYVNNQALSKIDPSGLFHFDPWREKESLIEQFFNALSDFFNEYFNMRERNVINSDKYFHCMANCRASNRGDIGMSTAEDLGDTREFLDKHLKNDSDKDCDADQLANRTGRNPSRKQSCEQTCRGYRVDGL; translated from the coding sequence TTGGAAAAATTAAATATTCAGTTACATTCATACTTTTGCAACAGGTATTACAATCCTGGCCTTGGCAGGTTCTTGAGTGAAGATCCGATCGGGTTCAAAGGTAAAGATTTGAATTTATTCCGATATGTTAACAATCAAGCTTTAAGTAAAATTGACCCTAGTGGCTTATTTCACTTCGACCCTTGGAGAGAAAAAGAAAGTTTAATTGAGCAATTTTTTAATGCATTATCCGACTTCTTTAATGAATACTTTAATATGCGTGAGAGAAACGTAATTAACTCAGATAAGTATTTTCATTGCATGGCAAATTGTAGAGCTTCAAATAGAGGAGATATTGGAATGTCTACCGCTGAAGACTTAGGTGACACAAGAGAATTTTTAGATAAACATTTAAAAAACGATAGTGATAAAGATTGTGATGCAGATCAATTAGCTAATAGGACAGGGCGAAACCCTTCAAGAAAACAAAGTTGCGAACAAACTTGTAGAGGCTATCGTGTCGACGGTCTATAG
- a CDS encoding RHS repeat domain-containing protein → MLDYKGLFLYFHNRNYNPGAGRFMSEDPIHFWGGDSNLYRYTYNRPLLFIDSFGLSANDVKRMAKIFKKAVKELDDKGLRRKGTGYLNGILNNIGSTLQCGYIGCGAQAEYVADIMVTDALENAFDDNWTFEVVNVTPFHQRLEIKSSNPDDPKIIADPWKNEFEEKYKPKTCDPNRNKR, encoded by the coding sequence ATGCTAGATTATAAAGGGTTATTTCTATATTTTCACAACAGGAATTACAATCCTGGCGCAGGAAGGTTCATGAGTGAAGATCCGATCCATTTTTGGGGTGGGGATTCAAATTTATATAGATATACTTATAACAGACCTCTTTTGTTTATTGATAGCTTTGGCTTAAGTGCAAATGATGTAAAACGTATGGCTAAAATTTTTAAAAAAGCAGTTAAAGAATTGGACGATAAGGGTTTGAGAAGAAAAGGTACTGGTTATTTAAATGGTATTTTAAATAATATTGGTTCTACTTTACAATGTGGTTATATTGGATGTGGAGCTCAGGCAGAATATGTCGCAGACATAATGGTTACTGATGCTCTAGAGAATGCATTTGATGACAACTGGACATTTGAGGTTGTAAATGTGACACCATTTCATCAGAGACTTGAGATAAAGTCTTCTAATCCTGATGATCCAAAAATAATTGCTGACCCTTGGAAAAATGAATTTGAAGAGAAGTATAAGCCAAAGACTTGCGACCCTAACAGGAACAAAAGATGA
- a CDS encoding RHS repeat-associated core domain-containing protein, translating into MGIIHSFSMNYNNSRNRYYNPGAGRFMSEDPIGFAGRDINFYRYAGNNSINKNDPNGKVSVQAVCFAVIGGSGIINTAFDILELRQILEDGEMLADYYNSLADELEKEKNECTNRLRKRKLEKLIRKYRDAAIDSINDSVDEALKRGKDLLPGDLLQTASSLSCNGVGKLLKRLF; encoded by the coding sequence ATGGGCATAATACATAGTTTTAGTATGAATTATAATAACTCTCGCAACAGGTATTACAATCCTGGCGCAGGCCGGTTCATGAGTGAAGATCCGATCGGGTTCGCCGGTCGTGACATCAATTTTTATAGATATGCTGGAAATAATTCAATTAATAAAAATGATCCTAATGGAAAGGTTTCCGTGCAAGCAGTTTGTTTTGCTGTAATAGGTGGCTCTGGAATCATAAATACTGCATTTGATATCCTTGAATTACGACAGATCCTAGAAGATGGTGAAATGTTAGCAGATTACTATAATTCTCTTGCTGATGAGTTAGAAAAAGAAAAAAATGAATGCACTAACAGGTTACGGAAAAGAAAACTTGAGAAATTGATAAGAAAATATCGTGATGCTGCAATAGATTCGATAAACGATTCAGTTGATGAAGCTCTTAAGCGTGGAAAGGATTTATTACCAGGAGACTTACTACAAACAGCATCTTCCTTGTCTTGCAATGGGGTAGGAAAACTTCTTAAGAGGCTATTTTAA
- a CDS encoding RHS repeat-associated core domain-containing protein has translation MKITNVYIGTIYSNRYYNSSVGQFISEDPIGFSGGDANMYRYVKNNPLVYFDPFGLDKAIYKKGVHKVIRIFKEGEYDFYIDFYPEDNPSELDILTILSGKAVVNITDEFDLSGYELVDYKKTDVDEDIETLSEAYDLRERAEDGELKYSIFGGGPAGDYAQCRGVSNELFK, from the coding sequence TTGAAGATTACTAATGTTTACATTGGAACAATATATAGCAACAGGTATTACAATTCTAGCGTCGGTCAGTTTATTAGTGAAGATCCGATCGGGTTCAGCGGTGGTGACGCAAATATGTACCGCTATGTTAAAAATAATCCATTAGTTTATTTTGACCCTTTTGGTCTTGATAAGGCCATTTATAAAAAAGGTGTACACAAAGTAATTCGAATCTTTAAGGAAGGAGAATATGACTTCTATATTGATTTTTACCCTGAAGATAATCCATCTGAATTGGATATTTTAACAATACTAAGTGGTAAGGCAGTTGTTAACATAACAGATGAGTTCGATTTAAGTGGTTATGAATTAGTTGATTATAAGAAAACTGACGTTGATGAAGACATAGAGACTCTAAGCGAAGCGTATGATCTTAGGGAAAGAGCTGAAGACGGTGAATTGAAATACAGCATTTTTGGCGGTGGACCTGCTGGAGACTATGCTCAATGTCGAGGTGTCAGCAATGAACTTTTCAAGTAA
- a CDS encoding RHS repeat-associated core domain-containing protein — translation MFFTNKQINSSILNRNYNPGVGRFMSEDPKDLKGGDFSNLYRYVTNNSPNLTDPSGESLVLGIACEIAAGIDAIGTSIEIGNMTDVIDKINERLKALSETKYDLNVCSEKRKADKEERKYLEKLKNDMLMKKAAANADWGYRAVATQAICAGLLALPTI, via the coding sequence ATGTTTTTTACAAATAAACAAATAAATTCAAGTATTCTCAACAGGAATTACAACCCTGGCGTAGGCCGGTTTATGAGTGAAGATCCTAAGGACTTAAAGGGCGGGGATTTTAGTAATTTATATCGTTATGTTACAAATAATTCACCTAATCTAACTGATCCATCAGGTGAGTCTCTTGTTTTAGGTATTGCTTGTGAAATTGCTGCTGGTATCGATGCAATTGGTACATCTATAGAAATTGGGAATATGACTGATGTAATTGATAAAATAAATGAAAGACTTAAAGCTTTATCAGAAACGAAGTATGACCTAAATGTTTGTAGTGAGAAGCGAAAAGCTGATAAGGAAGAAAGAAAGTATCTAGAGAAGCTAAAGAATGACATGTTGATGAAGAAAGCAGCCGCAAATGCTGACTGGGGTTATAGAGCCGTAGCGACACAGGCAATATGTGCTGGATTATTGGCCTTACCGACAATATAG
- a CDS encoding RHS repeat domain-containing protein has protein sequence MIIENEQIHSNFRNRDYNPGVGRFMSEDPIGFKGKDFNQYRYVNNRTLDFNDPSGNGPVAYGVCLGISFSAAFIAALPDLMHYSDLIEIYNLEIKSKLSLIKDLENESEKPTCSETERLNNDDIISDLEDEIKVLKSKNVILTSKLYGTGTAAAVGVGLLNKACKILLPIPGL, from the coding sequence TTGATTATTGAAAACGAACAAATACATTCTAACTTTCGCAACAGGGATTACAATCCTGGCGTCGGTCGGTTTATGAGTGAAGATCCGATTGGGTTTAAAGGCAAAGACTTTAATCAGTACCGTTATGTAAACAATCGTACTCTTGATTTTAATGACCCGAGTGGAAATGGGCCTGTGGCGTATGGTGTATGCCTTGGAATATCGTTTTCTGCTGCTTTTATTGCAGCACTACCAGATTTGATGCATTACTCAGACTTAATCGAGATATATAATTTAGAAATTAAAAGTAAATTATCCCTTATTAAAGACTTAGAAAACGAGAGTGAGAAACCTACTTGTTCGGAAACTGAAAGACTTAATAATGATGATATAATATCTGACCTTGAAGATGAGATAAAAGTTTTAAAATCTAAAAATGTAATTTTAACTTCAAAGCTTTATGGGACCGGGACGGCGGCTGCAGTGGGTGTTGGCTTACTAAATAAAGCATGTAAGATACTTCTTCCGATACCGGGTCTGTAA